In Paraflavitalea devenefica, the following are encoded in one genomic region:
- a CDS encoding SusC/RagA family TonB-linked outer membrane protein — translation MKLFYPRVTRWGVLLLTHLLMYATAFTQTTQTTAKGTVVNESAAPMPGVTVVVASEKTQFKRSAQTDGKGSFEFKGLDANGTYTFTFSHVGYAEKVVSGNKPDASGNITLEVKLEQSSSNTAEEVVVVGYGKSTKRDVTGAVKSVKSADFNKGIITSPEQLLQGKVAGVTVTTASGEPGAMTNITVRGPGGVRTGSTPLFVVDGIALDNSSTGGAINPLAFLNPQDIESMDVLKDASATAIYGARGANGVIIVTTKKGKAGATSLNYSFGAGLSKMARALPVFSAEEYKKQVTALGGDLDDFGGNTDWQKEITHTGFTQNHNISLSGGSNKFTYFGSFGMQLQEGVLKNNELKRYNGRMNMSQKLLEDRLVIDVNLSASNTVNARPNISTLVGSALSTNPTIPAYGPDGKPYTFESGTNPLLVLQLEKDLTTINRVLGNISGTLTILKGFTYKLNFGIDNSTGTRDIQFKPYAVPLRDGRLETYNTYNRNYLVENYLTYATVINRHKLTALAGHSYQKIFVQGRGTNINKFPINDIEPMYNPGLGQELTLVGNRPSGYATINELQSFFGRVNYQYNDKYLFTATLRADGSSKFGSNNRYGIFPSFSGAWILSKEKFLENSPFYNLKLRAGWGQTGNQEIPSKITQALYNSDNSAGASYPLYPTGAYPIGTVFVRLANPDIQWEVSNQTDLGLDFELMGGALSGTIDYFRKVSNNILVEVRAGDPIQPAPTTWTNVKGMNIINQGIEADLNYRHTTSGGFFYSIGGNITFIDNEVKNSPFTVINTGIANTAGLTEVAINGFVNGQPIGTFYLQEFLGIDANGKNIFRDVNGDGSVTADKDRVALGSALPKIMYNAYFNLGYKGFDLAANFNGVSGNKIYDLTANAIFNRTQLAKGVNTTAEALSQPKEVNSNQTEVSSRYLKDGKYIRLNNLTIGYNFNPKALGLSRWVSAMRISLTGQNLFVITPYNGYDPDVNADRASNGITSYGIDYQSYPRARSFLLGFNVTL, via the coding sequence ATGAAACTATTCTACCCACGGGTTACCAGGTGGGGTGTACTGCTATTGACGCATCTGCTTATGTATGCGACTGCATTTACCCAAACAACCCAAACAACTGCTAAAGGAACTGTAGTCAATGAATCAGCTGCTCCCATGCCCGGTGTCACGGTCGTGGTAGCCAGTGAAAAAACTCAGTTCAAACGATCTGCACAAACAGATGGTAAAGGATCATTCGAATTTAAAGGCCTCGATGCAAACGGTACTTACACATTTACCTTCTCGCATGTAGGCTATGCCGAAAAAGTAGTAAGCGGCAACAAGCCCGACGCCTCCGGCAACATTACACTGGAAGTGAAACTGGAACAATCATCCTCCAATACTGCGGAGGAAGTTGTGGTAGTAGGCTATGGCAAATCCACCAAACGTGATGTAACCGGCGCTGTAAAATCAGTAAAAAGCGCCGACTTCAATAAAGGTATCATCACCTCTCCGGAGCAACTGTTACAGGGTAAGGTTGCTGGTGTAACAGTAACAACCGCCAGCGGCGAACCAGGCGCTATGACAAACATCACCGTTCGCGGACCCGGTGGTGTCAGAACAGGAAGCACCCCCCTTTTCGTTGTAGATGGAATTGCCCTCGATAATTCCAGTACAGGCGGCGCCATCAACCCGCTCGCCTTCCTTAACCCGCAGGACATTGAGTCTATGGACGTACTCAAAGACGCTTCTGCTACTGCCATCTACGGTGCAAGAGGCGCTAACGGGGTCATCATTGTTACCACTAAAAAAGGCAAGGCGGGCGCAACCTCCTTAAATTATTCCTTTGGTGCCGGACTCAGCAAAATGGCCAGGGCCCTCCCCGTCTTTTCCGCTGAAGAATACAAAAAACAGGTGACTGCACTCGGTGGTGACCTCGATGATTTTGGCGGCAATACAGACTGGCAGAAAGAGATCACCCATACCGGCTTTACGCAGAATCATAATATCAGCCTCTCCGGCGGCTCCAACAAGTTTACCTACTTTGGCTCCTTCGGCATGCAATTACAGGAAGGTGTTTTAAAGAACAATGAGCTGAAACGCTATAACGGCCGCATGAACATGTCTCAGAAACTGCTCGAAGACAGGTTGGTCATTGATGTAAACCTCAGCGCCAGCAACACTGTTAATGCACGTCCCAATATCAGCACGCTCGTTGGCAGCGCACTTTCCACCAACCCTACCATACCAGCCTACGGACCAGATGGTAAACCTTATACCTTCGAAAGTGGCACCAATCCATTGCTTGTACTCCAACTGGAAAAAGATCTTACCACCATTAACCGTGTACTGGGTAATATCAGCGGAACACTCACTATCCTCAAAGGCTTTACCTACAAACTCAACTTCGGTATCGACAACTCTACCGGCACCCGCGATATTCAATTCAAACCCTACGCAGTGCCACTGCGTGATGGCAGGCTGGAAACATATAATACGTATAATCGCAACTACCTGGTCGAAAACTATCTTACCTATGCCACAGTGATCAACCGGCACAAACTCACTGCACTGGCAGGTCATTCGTATCAGAAAATATTTGTCCAGGGAAGAGGCACAAATATCAATAAATTCCCGATCAATGATATAGAGCCAATGTATAACCCCGGTCTCGGTCAGGAATTAACCCTTGTTGGTAACAGGCCATCCGGTTATGCTACCATCAACGAATTGCAATCATTCTTTGGAAGGGTAAATTACCAGTATAATGATAAATACCTCTTTACTGCTACACTTCGTGCTGATGGTTCTTCTAAATTTGGTAGCAACAACAGGTACGGTATCTTCCCCTCCTTCTCCGGTGCGTGGATACTATCAAAGGAAAAATTCCTGGAGAATAGCCCCTTTTATAACCTCAAGCTTCGCGCAGGGTGGGGACAAACAGGTAACCAGGAAATTCCTTCCAAAATTACCCAGGCATTATACAACTCCGACAATTCAGCCGGGGCCAGTTATCCATTATATCCTACCGGCGCTTATCCCATTGGAACTGTTTTTGTGCGTTTGGCTAACCCCGATATTCAATGGGAAGTTTCCAACCAAACAGACCTTGGGCTCGACTTTGAGCTCATGGGAGGCGCCCTCAGTGGTACTATCGATTACTTCAGGAAGGTGTCGAATAATATTCTCGTAGAAGTAAGGGCAGGCGACCCTATTCAACCAGCTCCTACCACCTGGACCAACGTCAAGGGTATGAACATCATCAATCAGGGTATTGAAGCCGACCTTAATTATCGTCATACCACATCCGGTGGCTTCTTCTATTCAATAGGAGGTAACATTACCTTTATTGATAATGAAGTAAAAAATTCTCCCTTCACGGTGATCAATACGGGTATCGCCAATACTGCCGGTCTTACTGAAGTTGCTATCAATGGATTTGTAAACGGTCAACCGATCGGCACCTTCTATCTGCAGGAATTTCTTGGTATCGATGCAAATGGCAAGAATATCTTCAGGGATGTAAATGGTGATGGTTCAGTTACTGCCGATAAGGACCGTGTTGCATTAGGCTCTGCATTACCCAAAATCATGTATAACGCTTATTTCAACCTCGGTTATAAAGGCTTTGATCTTGCGGCTAACTTCAATGGCGTTTCCGGCAATAAGATCTACGACCTCACAGCCAACGCTATCTTTAACAGGACCCAGCTTGCAAAGGGAGTTAACACCACTGCAGAGGCGCTCTCACAGCCAAAAGAAGT
- a CDS encoding serine hydrolase domain-containing protein, producing MKKAVVITCLALVACTSFAQQKNTPATLTALTDSIHALVQRQPIPGLMVGITTRDSVLFSGGFGYADVEAKRPVTGQTLFRMGSITKLFVSLGILKLVEAGKLSLQDELKKVAPEVPFRNPWEATHPVRIVHLLEHTAGFDDMKLNRMCSQDTIAYAGKEAMLLQQPSLVSRWAPGERMAYSNPGYVVLGYIIEKITGSSYDEFIIAQVLEPLRMRASNFNLRSKFPDKDVKEYVVHGGKVNKVPSVTCLMGPAGALWSCPDDMVKFVQFFLKNGDSLFTVNSIREMETMHSSLAANAGLTSGYGLGNTNLFIYQKYPWRGHGGWMGTCFSTCAYNQELGVGFVCSSNGNQSNRAIERLIMDYFEQQYPGKKTDTVAMDLKAITPYIGQYQFESPRNEIASFNDRLLGTPRVYLENNSLYVKFFPAGMVKLVQTAPFIFTKEGANSATVIFTTNEAGRRVMVMDGAYFEQASFGRVAVTRWLAIVAVLLAVIAVVAGLVSLVAYVAGKVKLRQLPVRVLPMVAVALLAWAVVSLLQVQTESYLLSELQHVSGRSVVVFAGTLLFGIFSLLHLVLVIRRFGKMGNRWLYAYWLITALSLCYISFVLFRHGWIGLRTWAM from the coding sequence ATGAAAAAAGCCGTAGTTATTACCTGCCTGGCACTGGTTGCCTGTACCTCTTTTGCCCAACAAAAAAATACGCCCGCTACCCTTACTGCACTAACAGATTCTATCCATGCCCTTGTACAGCGGCAGCCTATTCCCGGTTTAATGGTGGGTATTACGACCAGGGATTCAGTTCTTTTTTCGGGTGGGTTTGGATATGCTGACGTGGAAGCAAAGCGGCCGGTAACAGGGCAAACACTTTTCCGGATGGGTTCTATTACCAAGCTATTTGTGTCATTGGGTATCCTTAAGCTGGTGGAAGCGGGAAAACTGAGCCTGCAGGATGAGTTAAAGAAGGTGGCTCCTGAAGTACCGTTTCGGAATCCATGGGAGGCTACACATCCTGTAAGGATTGTACACCTGCTGGAGCATACGGCAGGGTTTGATGATATGAAGCTGAACCGCATGTGTTCGCAGGATACGATAGCGTATGCAGGTAAGGAAGCTATGCTGCTACAACAACCTTCTTTGGTAAGCCGGTGGGCGCCGGGTGAAAGAATGGCTTATTCCAATCCCGGCTATGTGGTGCTGGGTTATATTATTGAGAAGATAACCGGTTCTTCTTATGATGAATTTATTATTGCCCAGGTATTAGAACCGCTGAGGATGCGAGCCTCCAATTTTAACCTGCGTAGTAAGTTTCCCGACAAAGATGTGAAGGAGTATGTGGTGCATGGCGGTAAGGTTAACAAGGTTCCGTCTGTTACTTGTTTAATGGGACCGGCAGGCGCCTTATGGTCGTGTCCGGATGATATGGTAAAGTTTGTTCAATTCTTTCTTAAGAACGGCGATTCTCTTTTTACTGTTAACAGTATCCGGGAAATGGAAACGATGCATAGTTCGCTGGCTGCTAACGCCGGACTTACGAGTGGGTATGGTTTGGGGAATACCAATCTATTTATTTATCAAAAGTATCCCTGGCGGGGCCATGGGGGATGGATGGGTACCTGCTTCTCCACTTGTGCCTATAACCAGGAGTTGGGTGTTGGTTTTGTATGTTCTTCCAACGGCAATCAATCGAACAGGGCCATTGAAAGATTGATCATGGATTATTTTGAGCAACAGTATCCGGGTAAAAAAACGGATACCGTTGCTATGGACCTGAAAGCTATTACTCCTTATATAGGGCAGTATCAGTTTGAGAGCCCCCGCAATGAGATTGCCAGCTTCAACGACAGGTTATTGGGCACACCCAGGGTGTACCTGGAGAATAATTCGCTGTATGTAAAGTTCTTTCCTGCAGGAATGGTAAAGCTGGTCCAGACCGCCCCGTTTATTTTTACTAAAGAAGGCGCCAATAGCGCCACCGTAATTTTTACAACGAATGAAGCCGGGAGGCGTGTGATGGTGATGGATGGCGCTTATTTTGAGCAGGCTTCTTTTGGGCGGGTGGCTGTTACGCGGTGGCTGGCGATTGTAGCTGTTTTGTTGGCAGTGATAGCTGTTGTTGCCGGGCTTGTTTCTTTGGTTGCTTATGTGGCCGGCAAGGTGAAACTGCGGCAGTTACCGGTACGGGTATTGCCCATGGTAGCGGTGGCTTTACTGGCATGGGCGGTGGTGAGCCTGCTACAAGTGCAAACGGAGAGCTACCTGCTGAGTGAATTGCAGCATGTGAGCGGGCGTAGTGTGGTTGTTTTTGCAGGTACTTTGTTGTTTGGTATTTTTTCCCTGCTGCATTTAGTGTTAGTGATCAGGCGGTTTGGAAAGATGGGTAATCGCTGGTTGTATGCTTATTGGTTGATCACGGCGCTTTCGCTTTGCTATATTTCCTTTGTTTTATTCCGGCATGGGTGGATTGGGCTTCGTACCTGGGCGATGTAA
- a CDS encoding family 10 glycosylhydrolase, which yields MPSKLLSFTTAIVIIFLLHSCAASKKSPVTQAFPAPSAAPKAAKEFRAAWVATVANINWPSKPGLSTEQQKQEAIVLLDFLKANNFNAVVFQVRPQADALYQSALEPWSYYLTGTQGKAPSPFYDPLEFWTEAAHDRGLELHVWLNPYRAHHTVGGEVSDSSIVKKRPELVVKLKQGNYWWFDPALKGTQDHSAAVVMDIVKRYDIDGVHFDDYFYPYPDYNLGQDFPDSVSYAAYKAGGGKLERGDWRRHAVNTFIERLYKEIKAEKKHVKFGLSPFGIWRPGYPEYVAGFDQYSVLYADAKLWLNEGWIDYFAPQLYWPISRQSQSFPILLGWWTGENTKERHLWPGMSVGTDTSIRNVNEIIGQIMTTRGMLPKSAGAIHWSISQLTKNPNMINGILNGPYKKQALIPASPWLDNKAPEAPAVTLDQLGNALQVSWTHPDAKDVFHYVVYHKYKDKSGNPFWNYKIMNRNDRSATIEIPQGGNVPTHIAVTAVDRTGNESTLQEIENTVKMVTPAAAIVPRSGWNAAAPKPFKQHVPVKLTIHHEGTAFDSTKDAAKHIKNVQTWGMGKDRNWVDIPYHFLIAPDGTIYEGRSVYTVGETATEYDPAGHLLISCLGNFETQEVPQKQLEALTRLIAYCCKKYNIPFETIASHKDHSAKTDCPGKNLYQYLQNGYIKTKVKELMN from the coding sequence ATGCCCAGCAAACTACTATCCTTTACTACTGCCATTGTCATCATTTTTCTATTGCATTCCTGCGCCGCTTCCAAAAAATCACCGGTAACACAGGCATTCCCTGCGCCCTCCGCTGCGCCCAAAGCAGCCAAAGAATTCCGCGCAGCCTGGGTAGCTACCGTAGCCAACATCAACTGGCCCAGCAAACCCGGCCTCTCCACCGAACAACAGAAACAGGAAGCCATTGTCCTCCTCGACTTCCTGAAAGCAAATAACTTCAATGCCGTTGTCTTCCAGGTAAGGCCACAGGCCGATGCCTTATACCAAAGCGCTTTAGAACCCTGGTCCTATTACCTCACCGGTACACAGGGTAAAGCGCCCAGCCCGTTCTATGATCCGCTGGAGTTCTGGACAGAGGCCGCGCACGACCGCGGACTGGAACTGCACGTATGGCTCAATCCTTACCGCGCGCATCACACCGTAGGAGGTGAAGTATCTGACAGTTCCATCGTTAAAAAAAGACCTGAACTCGTAGTAAAACTGAAGCAGGGCAACTACTGGTGGTTCGATCCCGCCCTCAAAGGCACACAAGATCATTCAGCCGCAGTAGTGATGGATATCGTAAAACGGTATGATATAGATGGCGTGCACTTTGATGATTACTTCTATCCCTATCCCGATTATAACCTGGGCCAGGACTTTCCCGATAGTGTCAGCTATGCTGCTTACAAAGCCGGTGGCGGCAAACTGGAAAGAGGCGACTGGCGTCGTCATGCTGTCAATACATTCATTGAACGGCTCTACAAAGAAATCAAAGCAGAGAAGAAGCATGTGAAATTTGGCCTCAGTCCCTTTGGCATCTGGCGGCCCGGTTATCCCGAATACGTAGCAGGTTTTGATCAATACAGTGTACTATATGCCGACGCAAAGCTCTGGTTAAACGAAGGCTGGATAGACTACTTTGCGCCGCAACTATACTGGCCCATCAGCCGCCAGTCGCAAAGCTTTCCCATATTATTGGGTTGGTGGACTGGCGAAAACACCAAAGAGCGTCACCTGTGGCCAGGCATGAGTGTAGGTACTGATACCAGCATCAGGAACGTCAATGAGATCATTGGTCAGATCATGACCACCCGTGGCATGCTGCCCAAAAGTGCGGGTGCGATACATTGGAGCATATCGCAGCTCACCAAAAATCCCAACATGATCAACGGTATTCTCAATGGCCCTTATAAAAAACAGGCATTGATCCCTGCCAGTCCCTGGCTCGATAACAAAGCACCGGAAGCGCCTGCTGTAACGCTCGATCAGTTGGGCAATGCCTTGCAGGTAAGCTGGACGCATCCCGATGCAAAAGATGTATTCCACTATGTGGTATACCATAAATACAAAGACAAATCGGGCAACCCTTTCTGGAACTACAAGATCATGAACCGCAACGACCGGTCTGCCACCATTGAAATACCGCAGGGTGGTAATGTACCCACGCATATTGCTGTAACAGCGGTAGACCGTACCGGTAATGAAAGCACCCTGCAAGAAATAGAAAATACGGTAAAAATGGTTACGCCTGCTGCTGCCATTGTACCCCGTTCGGGCTGGAATGCGGCAGCACCTAAGCCCTTCAAGCAACACGTACCAGTAAAGCTCACCATCCATCATGAAGGCACCGCCTTCGATTCTACTAAGGATGCCGCTAAGCACATTAAGAACGTACAAACCTGGGGTATGGGCAAAGACAGGAACTGGGTAGATATTCCTTATCATTTTTTGATTGCGCCCGATGGCACCATCTATGAAGGAAGAAGTGTATACACCGTGGGGGAAACTGCTACCGAATACGATCCTGCCGGTCACCTGCTCATCTCCTGCCTGGGCAATTTCGAAACGCAGGAGGTGCCGCAAAAGCAACTGGAAGCGCTCACCAGGCTCATTGCTTATTGCTGCAAGAAATACAACATCCCATTCGAAACCATCGCCTCACATAAAGATCATTCCGCCAAAACCGATTGCCCCGGCAAGAACCTGTACCAGTATCTGCAAAATGGTTATATCAAAACAAAGGTGAAGGAACTGATGAATTAA
- a CDS encoding uracil-DNA glycosylase family protein yields MAKKKDAAAMTFADRVIDFNKHVHFTGKLPAGIRIMNPFREDENIIPISSTFYKKFYDDYNTRHLILGINPGRFGGGVTGIPFTDTKRLKNECGIPYTGKETHEPSSVFVYDVIKAFGGVEAFYGKIYINSMSPLGFTSVASNRKEINYNYYDSKELTDAVYDFIVENVRTQIALGVYTDVCFCFGTGKNEQFLRKLNDKHGFFGKIVALEHPRFVMQYKSKTKQVYIDKYLEAFSEVMDVL; encoded by the coding sequence ATGGCTAAGAAGAAAGATGCTGCAGCTATGACATTTGCAGACCGGGTGATTGATTTTAATAAGCATGTTCATTTTACAGGGAAGCTGCCTGCGGGCATACGTATTATGAATCCCTTCCGGGAAGATGAAAATATTATTCCTATCTCTTCCACATTCTATAAGAAGTTTTATGACGATTATAATACGCGTCATCTGATCCTGGGTATTAATCCCGGCCGGTTTGGCGGCGGCGTTACCGGCATTCCCTTTACCGATACGAAACGCCTCAAAAATGAGTGCGGCATTCCTTACACCGGGAAGGAGACCCATGAGCCTTCTTCCGTATTTGTGTATGACGTGATCAAGGCTTTTGGCGGGGTAGAAGCTTTTTATGGTAAGATTTATATTAATTCGATGAGCCCGCTGGGCTTTACGTCTGTTGCATCTAACAGAAAGGAGATCAATTATAATTATTACGACAGTAAGGAGCTTACGGATGCGGTGTATGATTTTATTGTAGAGAATGTGCGTACACAAATAGCATTGGGCGTGTATACGGATGTGTGCTTTTGTTTTGGCACGGGCAAGAATGAACAGTTCTTACGCAAGCTGAATGATAAGCATGGATTTTTTGGGAAGATCGTTGCGCTGGAGCATCCGCGGTTTGTGATGCAGTATAAGTCGAAGACGAAGCAGGTGTATATTGATAAGTATTTGGAGGCGTTTAGTGAAGTAATGGATGTCTTATAA
- a CDS encoding Crp/Fnr family transcriptional regulator, which yields MGHLSRITDMIRTNQDLLQFIQQLPGIQQQTFQPGQKLFRQDQKAHHLYFVRQGIAKCYITEENSKDYILEFFGEGEVIGELELLTSAPILSTVEAVTELVAYKTDSSFFWQLLETNTAFNKIILKELATRVRQLAIRVSYQQLYPLEYTLLKLLSLFSNHELPLSKKDLADYLAISVRSLNRTLKQLREKNFVHTGSFNLHITKPDLDKLLKRFDDE from the coding sequence ATGGGACATTTGTCCCGGATCACCGATATGATACGCACCAACCAGGATTTATTGCAGTTTATTCAACAATTGCCCGGCATTCAGCAGCAGACCTTTCAGCCGGGTCAAAAACTGTTCAGGCAGGATCAGAAAGCCCATCACCTGTACTTCGTCAGGCAGGGCATAGCCAAATGCTACATCACGGAAGAGAACAGCAAAGACTACATCCTTGAATTCTTTGGCGAAGGGGAAGTCATCGGGGAACTGGAACTATTGACCAGTGCGCCCATCCTTAGTACGGTGGAAGCGGTTACAGAACTGGTAGCCTATAAAACAGACAGTAGTTTCTTCTGGCAATTACTGGAAACCAATACAGCATTCAATAAGATCATCTTAAAAGAGCTTGCTACGCGGGTGCGGCAACTGGCCATCAGGGTCTCTTACCAGCAGCTCTACCCGTTGGAATATACCCTGCTAAAGCTCCTTTCCCTCTTTTCCAATCACGAACTGCCCCTGTCAAAAAAGGACCTGGCCGATTACCTCGCCATTTCCGTCAGGAGTCTTAACCGTACGCTCAAACAGCTAAGGGAAAAGAACTTCGTCCATACCGGCAGCTTCAATCTCCACATCACAAAACCCGACCTCGATAAACTATTAAAAAGATTCGACGACGAGTAA